The proteins below are encoded in one region of Eulemur rufifrons isolate Redbay chromosome 2, OSU_ERuf_1, whole genome shotgun sequence:
- the ZNF358 gene encoding zinc finger protein 358 translates to MRRSVLVRNPGHKGLRVVYEELDSDSEDLDPNPEDLDPVSEDPGPDPEDLNTVSEDADPSYEDLEPVSEDVDPDADAPGSILGNRDSEPQDPDPMSSSFDLDPDVIGPVPLVLDPNSDTLSPAAPDVDPLESGLTATPQVLATSPAVLSAPASPPRPFSCPDCGRAFRRSSGLSQHRRTHSGEKPYRCPDCGKSFSHGATLAQHRGIHTGARPYQCAACGKAFGWRSTLLKHRSSHSGEKPHHCPVCGKAFGHGSLLAQHLRTHGGPRPHKCPVCAKGFGQGSALLKHLRTHTGERPYPCPQCGKAFGQSSALLQHQRTHTAERPYRCPHCGKAFGQSSNLQHHLRIHTGERPYACPHCSKAFGQSSALLQHLHVHSGERPYRCQLCGKAFGQASSLTKHKRVHEGAAAAAAAAAAAAAAAAAAAAAGLGLGPDLTPASGMRPGQVSLLGPEAVSVLGSGLGLSPGTSSGSGPDPGSVLGTVPNPSPKHLSSSRSTPSPNPVESPDPKPGHDADPDLVASSDRESDPSPNPDPVPSPDPCSPTHDAISPALPTSESPEWVQEQGALLGPDG, encoded by the coding sequence ATGCGGCGCTCTGTGCTTGTAAGGAACCCTGGCCACAAAGGCCTGAGGGTGGTTTACGAAGAGCTTGACTCTGACTCAGAGGACCTGGACCCTAATCCCGAAGATCTGGACCCAGTGTCTGAAGACCCAGGGCCTGACCCGGAAGACCTCAACACTGTCTCAGAAGATGCGGACCCCAGCTATGAAGATCTGGAGCCGGTCTCCGAGGATGTGGACCCCGATGCCGACGCTCCGGGCTCTATCTTGGGCAACCGCGATTCTGAACCCCAAGATCCCGACCCCATGTCTTCGAGTTTCGACCTCGATCCTGATGTTATCGGCCCTGTACCCCTGGTTCTCGACCCTAACAGCGACACTCTCAGCCCCGCCGCTCCAGATGTGGACCCTCTTGAGTCCGGCCTCACTGCCACCCCCCAGGTCTTGGCCACCAGCCCCGCGGTGCTGTCCGCCCCTGCCAGCCCGCCCCGGCCCTTCTCCTGCCCCGATTGCGGGCGAGCCTTCCGCCGCAGCTCGGGGCTGAGCCAGCACCGCCGCACTCACAGCGGCGAGAAGCCGTACCGCTGCCCCGACTGCGGCAAGTCGTTCAGCCACGGGGCCACCCTGGCGCAGCACCGCGGCATCCATACCGGGGCCCGGCCGTACCAGTGTGCCGCGTGCGGCAAAGCCTTCGGGTGGCGCTCCACGTTGCTGAAGCACCGCTCCAGCCACAGCGGGGAGAAGCCGCACCACTGCCCGGTGTGCGGCAAGGCCTTCGGGCACGGCTCGCTGCTGGCGCAGCACCTGCGCACGCATGGTGGCCCGCGGCCCCACAAGTGCCCTGTGTGCGCCAAGGGCTTTGGCCAGGGCTCGGCGCTGCTCAAGCACCTGCGCACGCACACGGGCGAGCGGCCCTACCCCTGCCCGCAGTGCGGCAAGGCCTTCGGGCAGAGCTCGGCGCTGCTGCAGCACCAGCGCACGCACACGGCCGAGCGCCCCTACCGCTGTCCCCACTGCGGCAAGGCCTTCGGGCAGAGCTCCAACCTGCAGCACCACCTGCGCATCCACACGGGTGAGCGGCCCTACGCCTGCCCGCACTGCTCCAAGGCCTTCGGGCAGAGCTCGGCGCTGCTGCAGCACCTGCACGTGCATTCGGGCGAGCGGCCCTACCGCTGCCAGCTCTGCGGCAAGGCCTTCGGCCAAGCCTCCAGCCTCACCAAGCACAAGCGGGTGCATGAGGGCGCTGCCGCCGccgcggctgctgctgctgctgccgccgccgccgccgctgcagccgccgccgccggcctGGGCCTCGGCCCTGACCTGACCCCTGCATCCGGGATGAGGCCGGGGCAGGTCTCCCTCCTGGGTCCCGAGGCTGTCTCCGTGTTGGGCTCGGGTCTGGGCCTCAGCCCTGGCACCAGCTCTGGCAGCGGCCCTGAccctggctctgtgctgggcactgtcccCAATCCCAGCCCCAAGCACCTCTCTAGCTCCAGATCCACCCCCAGCCCTAATCCTGTGGAATCACCTGACCCTAAGCCTGGGCACGATGCCGATCCTGACCTTGTGGCCAGCTCTGACCGTGAATCTGACCCCagtcctaaccctgatcctgtgcCCAGCCCGGACCCCTGCTCTCCCACCCATGACGCTATCAGCCCAGCCCTCCCTACCAGTGAGAGTCCCGAGTGGGTGCAGGAGCAAGGGGCACTGCTGGGGCCTGATGGCTGA